The following proteins are encoded in a genomic region of Corynebacterium atypicum:
- the ribD gene encoding bifunctional diaminohydroxyphosphoribosylaminopyrimidine deaminase/5-amino-6-(5-phosphoribosylamino)uracil reductase RibD, giving the protein MSATPHTPITATEREAVRAANDAAAAVAGTTSPNPPVGAVVLDADGRQVGVGATEPPGGRHAEVVALDAAGPAAAGGTLVVTLEPCNHTGRTGPCTQAVAMAGISRVVYVHPEPTRLAGGGAAALRARGIDVVCAQAAGITAPALAPWLRAAVLSRPAVTLKFAQTLDGFTAAADGTSKWITSREARLAVHADRARRDAIVVGTGTVLQDNPRLSARRADGSLYAHQPLPVVVGSRDIPAGYYLDRPGVARYPGISEALTGLWERGARDVLVEGGAGLLASFVEAGVVDFIHAYIAPRLLGAGLSVLARPVVRTLSEAKGFSVTGVALYGDDVRVELVNPVDRAEEDGTRAQARTRR; this is encoded by the coding sequence ATGAGCGCAACCCCTCATACGCCCATCACCGCCACCGAGCGCGAGGCGGTGCGCGCCGCCAACGATGCGGCCGCAGCCGTCGCCGGCACGACGAGCCCCAACCCGCCCGTCGGCGCCGTGGTCCTCGACGCCGACGGGCGGCAGGTGGGCGTCGGCGCCACTGAACCTCCGGGTGGACGGCACGCGGAGGTCGTCGCCCTCGACGCCGCCGGTCCGGCGGCCGCCGGCGGCACCCTCGTGGTCACGCTCGAACCGTGCAATCACACCGGGCGCACCGGGCCGTGCACCCAGGCCGTGGCCATGGCCGGGATCTCCCGGGTGGTCTACGTGCACCCCGAGCCCACCCGGCTCGCCGGGGGAGGCGCCGCGGCCCTGCGCGCCCGCGGGATCGACGTCGTCTGCGCCCAGGCCGCCGGGATCACCGCCCCGGCGCTAGCGCCCTGGCTGCGTGCGGCCGTGCTGTCTCGGCCGGCGGTCACCCTCAAGTTCGCGCAGACGCTGGACGGCTTTACCGCCGCAGCCGATGGGACGAGCAAGTGGATTACCTCGCGTGAGGCGCGCCTCGCTGTCCACGCGGACCGGGCGCGCCGGGACGCGATCGTGGTGGGAACGGGCACGGTCCTGCAGGACAACCCCCGGCTGTCCGCCCGGCGCGCCGACGGCTCGCTCTACGCGCACCAGCCGCTTCCGGTGGTGGTGGGAAGCCGCGACATCCCGGCCGGCTACTACCTGGATAGGCCCGGGGTGGCGCGCTACCCGGGCATTTCCGAGGCGCTGACTGGGCTGTGGGAACGCGGGGCGCGCGACGTCCTGGTCGAGGGCGGCGCCGGGCTTCTGGCCAGCTTCGTCGAGGCCGGAGTGGTGGACTTTATCCATGCCTACATCGCGCCGCGGCTTCTCGGCGCCGGGCTTTCCGTGCTTGCCCGCCCGGTGGTTCGTACTCTTTCCGAGGCGAAGGGGTTTTCAGTAACTGGGGTCGCCCTGTACGGCGATGACGTCCGCGTGGAGCTGGTCAATCCGGTGGACCGCGCGGAAGAGGACGGAACCCGGGCCCAGGCGCGCACGAGGCGCTGA
- a CDS encoding riboflavin synthase, whose translation MFTGIVEEIGTVRRLEDLGAAARLTVGCRTVLEGTRLGDSIAVDGVCLTVAEAGADWFTADVMQETLNRTTLGGLPDGAPVNLERALAVGGRLGGHLVQGHVEGGAELVERRVAERWEVLRFQLPETLARYVVEKGSIAVSGTSLTVAMVGADFFEVSLIPATLAATTLGALEVGDLVNIETDLVAKYVERFTRA comes from the coding sequence TTGTTTACCGGCATCGTCGAGGAGATCGGCACGGTCCGCCGCCTGGAGGACCTGGGCGCGGCCGCGCGGCTGACCGTGGGCTGCCGCACGGTCCTCGAGGGCACGCGCTTGGGCGATTCCATCGCCGTGGACGGAGTCTGCCTGACCGTCGCGGAGGCGGGCGCGGACTGGTTTACCGCGGACGTCATGCAGGAGACGTTGAATCGGACCACCCTGGGCGGGCTGCCCGATGGGGCGCCAGTCAACCTGGAGCGCGCACTGGCTGTGGGCGGGCGCCTGGGCGGCCACCTGGTCCAAGGCCACGTGGAAGGCGGCGCCGAGCTGGTCGAACGCCGCGTGGCCGAGCGTTGGGAGGTCTTGCGCTTCCAGCTGCCCGAGACGCTGGCCCGCTACGTGGTGGAGAAAGGCTCCATCGCGGTGAGCGGGACCTCGCTGACGGTCGCTATGGTTGGGGCGGATTTTTTCGAGGTCTCGCTGATCCCCGCGACGCTTGCGGCCACCACGCTGGGGGCGCTTGAGGTGGGCGACCTGGTCAACATTGAAACCGATCTGGTGGCCAAATACGTCGAGCGGTTTACCCGCGCGTAG
- a CDS encoding bifunctional 3,4-dihydroxy-2-butanone-4-phosphate synthase/GTP cyclohydrolase II, protein MGPASEAALAASTEGAAQAVALDSVEEAVAEIAQGRAVVVVDNEDRENEGDLIFAAEKATAELVAFMVRYSSGYICAPMTQEVADRLHLPPMVALNEDARGTAYTVTVDAATGSTGISATSRAETLRRLADPASEVADFTRPGHVVPLRARPGGVLERDGHTEASIDLARAAGLNPVGVLCEIISEEDPTDMARGPELRRFADAHGLKMISITQLIEWRRDHEVLVERVAETRLPTEYGFFRAIGFKNTITGVDSVALLAGEPDRDGGEDVLVRAHSECLTGDVFGSRRCDCGQQLDAALKLVQERGRGVVLYLCGQEGRGIGLMEKLRAYRLQDSGLDTVDANLELGHGADQREYGTAAQILRELGIKSVDLMSNNPDKVDGLARHGVKIVRRTQLPVQVNEDNVRYLRTKRDRMGHDLPSVAQWDAQHNQNTAGPTRTE, encoded by the coding sequence ATGGGCCCCGCGAGCGAGGCAGCGCTCGCAGCGAGCACCGAAGGCGCAGCGCAGGCTGTCGCCCTGGATAGCGTCGAGGAGGCCGTCGCTGAGATCGCCCAGGGGCGCGCTGTCGTCGTCGTGGATAACGAGGATCGGGAGAACGAGGGCGACCTCATCTTCGCCGCCGAGAAGGCCACCGCCGAGCTCGTCGCCTTCATGGTGCGGTATAGCTCCGGGTACATCTGCGCTCCCATGACCCAGGAGGTGGCAGACCGGCTGCACCTGCCGCCCATGGTGGCGCTCAACGAGGACGCCCGGGGGACCGCCTACACGGTGACTGTCGACGCCGCGACGGGCAGCACGGGCATCTCGGCGACCTCGAGGGCAGAGACCCTGCGCCGGCTCGCCGACCCGGCGAGCGAGGTCGCCGACTTCACTCGCCCGGGCCATGTGGTGCCGCTGCGCGCCCGGCCCGGCGGCGTGCTGGAGCGCGACGGCCACACTGAGGCCTCGATCGACCTCGCCCGCGCCGCCGGGCTGAACCCGGTGGGCGTGCTCTGCGAGATCATCTCCGAGGAGGACCCCACGGACATGGCCCGCGGGCCGGAGCTGCGCCGGTTCGCTGACGCGCACGGCCTGAAGATGATCTCGATCACGCAGTTGATCGAGTGGCGCCGCGACCACGAGGTGCTCGTCGAGCGGGTGGCAGAGACCCGCCTGCCCACGGAGTATGGCTTTTTTCGGGCGATCGGATTTAAGAACACGATCACGGGAGTAGACAGCGTCGCGTTGCTTGCCGGGGAGCCGGACCGCGACGGCGGCGAGGACGTCCTGGTGCGGGCGCATTCTGAGTGCCTGACCGGAGACGTTTTTGGTTCCCGGCGCTGCGACTGCGGCCAACAACTCGACGCGGCGCTGAAGCTGGTGCAGGAGCGCGGCCGCGGCGTGGTGCTCTACCTGTGCGGGCAGGAGGGCCGCGGTATCGGGCTGATGGAGAAGCTGCGCGCCTACCGGCTGCAGGATTCCGGCTTAGATACCGTGGACGCGAACCTTGAGTTGGGCCACGGGGCCGATCAGCGCGAGTACGGCACCGCCGCCCAGATCCTGCGGGAGCTGGGGATCAAGTCCGTGGACCTGATGAGCAACAACCCAGATAAGGTCGACGGGCTTGCCCGGCACGGGGTAAAGATCGTGCGGCGCACGCAGCTTCCGGTGCAAGTCAACGAGGACAACGTGCGTTACCTGCGCACCAAGCGTGATCGTATGGGCCACGACTTGCCCTCAGTGGCGCAATGGGACGCGCAGCACAACCAGAACACCGCCGGGCCGACACGAACGGAGTGA
- the rapZ gene encoding RNase adapter RapZ codes for MSTVHHEALGHLLAPPLLITGMSGAGLSTAAKVFEDRGWFVAHNLPPQLMLELVEMCRADTSPVRHLAIVTDVRARMFPGSMMETLATLRDRGVAPTILFLDARKDALMKRFDSVRRTHPLQGGDTLSQGIDREREMLGDIKEDADISIETSDLSVHDLRRRIEGAFGDSVAQDAHVTVQSFGFKHGAPRDSDLTVDVRFLPNPFWVPELRDQRGVDRPVADFVLSQPQAQEFIDNFLTMFNSMQAGFRHEGKNSLTISIGCTGGHHRSVAIAEEVGRRLRDQGGLSVNVIHRDIAR; via the coding sequence ATGAGCACGGTACACCACGAGGCCCTTGGGCATCTGCTCGCGCCGCCCCTCTTGATCACCGGGATGTCCGGCGCGGGGCTATCGACGGCGGCCAAAGTCTTTGAAGATCGCGGGTGGTTCGTCGCCCACAATTTGCCGCCGCAGTTGATGCTCGAACTCGTCGAGATGTGCCGGGCGGACACCTCGCCGGTGCGCCACCTCGCGATCGTCACCGACGTGCGCGCCCGGATGTTCCCCGGCTCGATGATGGAGACGCTGGCTACCTTGCGCGATCGGGGAGTGGCCCCCACGATCCTCTTTTTGGACGCGCGTAAGGACGCGCTGATGAAGCGCTTCGATTCGGTGCGCCGCACGCACCCCCTCCAAGGCGGGGACACGCTCTCTCAGGGCATCGACCGGGAGCGGGAGATGCTCGGAGATATCAAAGAGGACGCCGACATTTCGATCGAGACCTCGGACCTTTCCGTGCACGACCTGCGGCGGCGCATCGAAGGCGCCTTCGGCGACTCGGTGGCGCAGGATGCGCACGTGACGGTGCAGTCCTTCGGCTTCAAGCACGGCGCGCCGCGCGACTCCGATCTGACCGTCGACGTGCGCTTCTTGCCCAACCCCTTCTGGGTTCCGGAGTTGCGCGATCAACGCGGTGTAGACCGCCCGGTAGCGGACTTTGTGCTCTCTCAGCCGCAGGCGCAGGAGTTTATTGATAACTTCCTGACGATGTTCAATTCCATGCAGGCGGGCTTTCGCCATGAGGGCAAGAACTCCCTTACTATTTCTATCGGCTGCACTGGCGGGCACCACCGTTCTGTCGCGATCGCCGAGGAAGTAGGGCGGCGGCTGCGAGACCAAGGTGGCCTGTCAGTTAACGTCATCCACCGTGATATCGCGCGCTAG
- a CDS encoding PH domain-containing protein, giving the protein MNDAPKARDAAGLSDEELSYYNALDPLAATSDKPWEFEVRSPTMKRVGVAWVIIVMAVHIFMALVVGVGDTGAAVTTIDKWAFIGIGVIISVVTFVGLTRPRVRANSDGVEVRNFIGTRFYPWTVIYGLSFPRGSKMARLELPKFEFVPMWALMSTDRATIVEDVERFRDLEAKYMPKE; this is encoded by the coding sequence GTGAACGATGCCCCGAAGGCCCGCGACGCGGCGGGCTTAAGCGATGAAGAACTCAGCTACTACAACGCGCTGGACCCGTTGGCGGCCACCTCTGATAAGCCGTGGGAATTCGAGGTGCGCTCGCCCACGATGAAGCGCGTGGGCGTCGCCTGGGTGATCATCGTCATGGCCGTGCACATTTTTATGGCGCTTGTCGTCGGCGTGGGCGATACCGGCGCGGCGGTGACCACCATAGATAAGTGGGCGTTCATCGGCATCGGCGTGATCATCAGCGTGGTGACGTTCGTGGGCCTGACTCGGCCCCGGGTGCGCGCGAATTCCGACGGCGTGGAGGTAAGGAACTTCATCGGCACCCGGTTTTATCCCTGGACCGTGATCTACGGGCTGTCTTTCCCGCGCGGTTCCAAGATGGCGCGCCTGGAGCTGCCGAAATTTGAATTCGTGCCGATGTGGGCGCTGATGTCCACTGACCGCGCGACCATCGTCGAGGACGTGGAGCGCTTCCGCGACCTCGAGGCGAAGTACATGCCGAAGGAGTAG
- a CDS encoding gluconeogenesis factor YvcK family protein: MFGTSSFSAGTSGPAIVALGGGHGLYQTLKAARLCEPSSVTAVVTVADDGGSSGRIRRELGIVPPGDLRMALAALAGPGSGARGDREFLSAELLQHRFGGHGALAGHAVGNLLLSGLIELSGDVQAALDTVAGLTGSCGRVVAVCTQPLDIAADVAGLDEDPRVMREVRGQVAVASTPGSVRRVRLVPSDVPAAEPALSAIAAADLVTLGPGSWFSSVIPHLLVKGVVEALNQSPARKVVVLNLSAEPGETQGFSLERHIHVMAQQAPDLHVDQILVDAASIPVASERSYLQRAARRLGAVVDFVDVRATTADGGPLNVHDPERLARALMASNAARPVESARGERAARFGTADKGSL; encoded by the coding sequence ATGTTCGGCACATCCTCTTTTTCTGCGGGCACGTCCGGGCCCGCGATCGTCGCCCTGGGCGGCGGGCATGGCCTCTACCAAACGCTCAAGGCGGCCCGGCTATGTGAGCCGTCGAGTGTGACCGCCGTCGTCACCGTCGCAGACGACGGCGGCTCTTCTGGGCGCATTCGCCGCGAGCTCGGCATCGTCCCGCCAGGCGACCTGCGGATGGCGCTCGCGGCGCTGGCCGGCCCGGGGTCAGGCGCGCGGGGGGATCGCGAGTTCCTCAGCGCGGAGCTTTTGCAGCACCGCTTCGGCGGGCACGGAGCGCTCGCCGGCCACGCGGTGGGAAACCTGCTCCTTTCCGGGCTGATTGAGCTCAGCGGTGACGTCCAAGCCGCGCTTGATACGGTGGCGGGGCTGACCGGATCGTGCGGGCGGGTGGTCGCCGTGTGCACGCAGCCTCTCGACATCGCCGCCGATGTCGCGGGCCTCGACGAGGATCCGCGCGTGATGCGCGAGGTGCGCGGGCAGGTCGCCGTCGCTTCGACCCCGGGCTCGGTGCGGCGCGTCCGCCTGGTGCCCAGCGACGTTCCGGCCGCGGAGCCGGCGCTTTCCGCCATCGCCGCGGCCGACCTCGTCACGTTGGGACCGGGCTCGTGGTTTTCCAGCGTCATCCCGCACCTGTTGGTTAAGGGGGTAGTGGAGGCGCTCAACCAGTCCCCGGCGCGGAAAGTGGTGGTGCTGAACCTGTCCGCGGAGCCGGGGGAGACGCAGGGTTTCTCCCTGGAACGCCACATTCACGTGATGGCCCAGCAGGCCCCGGATCTGCACGTCGACCAGATTCTGGTCGATGCGGCCTCGATCCCGGTTGCCTCGGAGAGGTCCTACTTGCAGCGTGCGGCGCGGCGGCTCGGCGCGGTGGTTGACTTTGTCGACGTGCGCGCGACGACCGCAGACGGCGGCCCGCTCAATGTGCACGACCCTGAGCGCCTCGCGCGCGCACTCATGGCGAGTAATGCCGCCCGCCCGGTGGAGTCGGCCAGGGGAGAGCGCGCAGCCAGATTCGGCACGGCGGATAAGGGGAGCCTGTGA
- the whiA gene encoding DNA-binding protein WhiA yields MTKTLSHQVKDELVGVEMRARSAQVAEVAAMLRVAGQMTQHGLRVVYEVELDHAGAARRLARTITELFEVPAEVHEAPAGADKPDRYRVLVERGLAEVIRRCGLVTRSGTEVVGLPPQLIAGTVSDKEAAWRGAFLAAGVLADPGRAATLEAECPRPEVALALVGCARQLGASAKTRESRGVERVVVRDAEAIGALLTRMGAQRMRLKWDVARQEYERQAPTGRLANFDDANLRRSARAAVAAALRVERAMEILGDDVPEHLADAGQLRVRYQQASLEELGKLADPSMTKDAIAGRIRRLLSTADKRAAELGVPDTLAAVPPEGN; encoded by the coding sequence GTGACCAAGACCTTGTCGCACCAGGTAAAGGACGAACTCGTCGGCGTCGAGATGCGGGCGCGCTCCGCGCAGGTAGCCGAGGTGGCGGCGATGCTGCGGGTGGCCGGGCAGATGACGCAGCACGGCCTGCGGGTTGTCTACGAGGTGGAGTTGGACCACGCCGGGGCTGCCCGCCGACTGGCCCGTACGATCACCGAGCTTTTCGAGGTGCCCGCCGAGGTGCACGAGGCCCCCGCGGGCGCTGACAAGCCGGACCGCTACCGAGTGCTCGTCGAGCGCGGGCTGGCCGAGGTAATCCGCCGCTGCGGTCTGGTGACTCGCTCCGGGACGGAGGTTGTGGGGCTGCCGCCGCAGTTGATCGCGGGGACCGTGAGCGATAAGGAGGCCGCGTGGCGCGGCGCTTTTCTGGCCGCCGGCGTGCTCGCAGATCCCGGGCGGGCGGCCACGCTGGAGGCTGAGTGTCCGCGCCCGGAGGTCGCCTTGGCCCTCGTGGGGTGTGCGCGCCAGCTCGGTGCGTCGGCGAAGACCCGCGAGTCGCGCGGAGTCGAGCGGGTGGTGGTCCGCGACGCGGAGGCCATCGGGGCGCTGCTGACCCGGATGGGTGCGCAGCGTATGAGGCTGAAGTGGGACGTCGCCCGACAGGAGTACGAGCGTCAGGCGCCCACCGGGAGGTTGGCCAACTTCGACGACGCGAATTTGCGCCGCTCTGCCCGGGCCGCCGTCGCCGCCGCGCTTCGCGTCGAGCGCGCGATGGAGATTCTTGGCGATGATGTACCAGAGCACCTTGCGGACGCGGGCCAGCTGCGCGTGCGCTACCAGCAGGCTTCCCTGGAGGAGCTGGGCAAGCTGGCGGATCCGTCGATGACCAAGGACGCGATTGCCGGGCGGATTCGCCGGCTCTTGTCGACGGCAGACAAGCGCGCCGCGGAGCTGGGCGTCCCGGATACCTTGGCCGCGGTGCCGCCGGAGGGGAACTGA
- the ribH gene encoding 6,7-dimethyl-8-ribityllumazine synthase produces MAKEGLPQAGSSSTDLDATGLRLAVVTSSWNEEICDRLHERALAAGRAAGATVVGFRVIGALELPVVVQEAARHFDAVVACGCVVRGGTPHFDYVCDSVTAGLTRIGLDESVPIGNGVLTTDTQEQAVERSGGPGSVEDKGAEAAIAALHSALVLRELRGAGK; encoded by the coding sequence ATGGCTAAAGAAGGGTTGCCGCAAGCTGGATCCAGCAGCACGGACTTGGACGCCACGGGCCTGCGGCTCGCGGTGGTCACCTCGTCCTGGAACGAGGAGATCTGCGACAGGCTGCACGAGCGGGCGCTGGCCGCGGGACGCGCCGCGGGCGCGACCGTCGTGGGTTTTCGAGTCATCGGCGCGCTCGAGCTGCCGGTCGTGGTTCAGGAGGCCGCGCGGCACTTCGACGCCGTGGTCGCCTGCGGCTGCGTGGTGCGCGGTGGCACCCCGCACTTTGACTACGTGTGCGACTCGGTGACCGCGGGGTTGACCCGGATTGGTCTGGACGAGTCGGTGCCGATTGGCAACGGCGTGCTCACCACCGATACCCAGGAGCAGGCGGTCGAGCGATCCGGAGGGCCGGGAAGTGTGGAAGATAAGGGCGCCGAGGCGGCGATCGCGGCACTGCACAGCGCCCTGGTCCTGCGCGAGCTCCGCGGCGCGGGCAAGTAG
- the uvrC gene encoding excinuclease ABC subunit UvrC, with product MADPATYRPAPGTIPTEPGVYRFRDADGRVIYVGKAKNLRARLSNYFQDITQLHPRTRQMVLSAAGVTWTVVASEVEALQLEYTWIKKYDPRFNVMYRDDKTYPMLAVSYGERFPRAFFYRGPRRRGVRYFGPYSHAWAVRETLELLTRIYPMRTCSKGVFNRHEQLGRPCLLGYIDKCCAPCVGKVSEEEHRAITDGFCAFMSGHTDRVRRKLAAEMAEASENLEFERAARLRDDLGAIDKLMERQTVVLGDATDADFVAFASDELEAAVQIFHIRGGRVRGQRGWVVEKAGDQAGDTGPVAEGEQDPALPNLIQNFLIQFYGDAVERAEQQAREDARLIERRGVDQLSHSESRRPAATRPGAAIPRLIVVQQDPEQPEETAEALRQLRGGPVELRVPQRGDKKALLETVERNAREALRQHKLKRVGDLTARSAAIQDIQEALGMAESPLRIECTDISHLQGTDVVASLVVFEDGLPKKSDYRRYRIKDAAGDGKSDDVGSIAEVTRRRFIRHRTDKRAVPEAEEFDGSSFAEETADAGEMSTDNKRFAYPPQLFIVDGGAPQVAAAQRVFDELGVHDVTLAGLAKRLEELRLPGEDEPVILPRNSQGLFLLQQIRDEAHRFAITYQRQQRSKRMRRSELDSVPGLGPARRTELVKHFGSLKKLKEASAEQIAEVKGFGPKLARSVFDSLHP from the coding sequence GTGGCTGATCCCGCTACGTATCGTCCCGCCCCTGGCACCATTCCCACCGAGCCGGGGGTTTACCGTTTCCGCGACGCCGACGGTCGCGTGATCTACGTGGGCAAGGCGAAGAACCTGCGCGCCCGGTTGTCGAACTATTTCCAGGACATCACGCAGCTGCACCCGCGGACCCGGCAGATGGTGCTTTCCGCCGCTGGCGTGACCTGGACCGTGGTGGCCAGCGAGGTCGAGGCGCTGCAGCTGGAATACACCTGGATCAAAAAGTACGACCCGCGGTTCAACGTCATGTACCGCGACGATAAGACCTACCCGATGCTTGCGGTGAGCTACGGCGAGCGCTTCCCGCGGGCCTTTTTCTACCGGGGGCCGCGGCGGCGCGGGGTGCGCTACTTCGGGCCTTACTCGCACGCTTGGGCGGTGCGGGAGACCCTCGAGTTGCTCACCCGGATCTACCCCATGCGCACCTGTTCTAAGGGGGTGTTCAACCGGCACGAGCAGCTCGGCCGACCGTGCCTTCTGGGCTACATTGACAAGTGCTGCGCGCCGTGCGTGGGTAAGGTCAGCGAGGAAGAGCACCGGGCCATTACTGATGGCTTCTGTGCCTTCATGAGCGGGCACACCGACCGGGTGCGCCGGAAGCTTGCCGCCGAGATGGCCGAGGCGAGCGAGAACTTGGAATTCGAGCGGGCGGCGCGGCTGCGCGATGACCTCGGGGCCATCGACAAGCTCATGGAGCGCCAGACGGTGGTGCTTGGCGACGCCACGGACGCCGACTTCGTGGCCTTCGCCAGCGATGAGCTGGAGGCAGCGGTGCAGATCTTCCACATCCGCGGCGGTCGCGTGCGCGGCCAGCGTGGCTGGGTCGTAGAAAAGGCCGGTGACCAGGCCGGTGATACCGGGCCGGTGGCTGAAGGCGAGCAGGACCCGGCGCTGCCGAACCTCATCCAGAACTTCCTGATCCAGTTCTATGGGGATGCCGTCGAACGCGCCGAGCAACAGGCCCGCGAGGACGCGCGCCTGATTGAACGCCGCGGGGTAGACCAGCTCTCGCACAGCGAGTCGCGGCGCCCTGCGGCGACGCGGCCGGGCGCGGCGATTCCTCGGCTGATCGTGGTCCAGCAGGACCCGGAGCAACCCGAGGAGACGGCCGAGGCGCTGCGCCAGCTGCGCGGCGGCCCCGTGGAGCTCCGGGTGCCCCAGCGAGGGGACAAGAAGGCGTTGCTGGAGACGGTCGAGCGCAACGCCCGCGAGGCGCTGCGCCAGCACAAGCTCAAACGGGTCGGCGACCTCACCGCCCGCTCGGCGGCGATTCAGGATATCCAGGAAGCCCTTGGCATGGCCGAGTCGCCGCTGCGTATCGAGTGCACTGACATCTCGCACCTGCAGGGCACCGACGTGGTCGCCTCTCTGGTGGTCTTCGAAGATGGTCTGCCCAAGAAGTCTGACTACCGCCGCTACCGGATCAAGGACGCCGCCGGGGACGGCAAGAGCGACGACGTCGGTTCGATCGCAGAAGTCACCCGCCGTCGCTTCATCCGCCACCGCACGGACAAGCGGGCGGTGCCCGAGGCCGAGGAGTTCGACGGTTCGAGTTTCGCTGAGGAGACCGCGGACGCCGGCGAGATGTCTACCGATAACAAGCGTTTCGCCTACCCGCCGCAACTGTTCATCGTCGACGGCGGTGCTCCGCAGGTTGCCGCGGCCCAACGGGTCTTCGACGAGTTGGGTGTCCACGACGTCACGCTGGCCGGTCTGGCTAAGCGGCTTGAGGAACTCCGGCTGCCGGGGGAGGACGAGCCGGTCATCTTGCCGCGCAACTCGCAGGGCCTGTTCTTGCTCCAGCAGATTCGCGATGAAGCCCACCGTTTTGCCATCACCTATCAGCGCCAGCAGCGCTCCAAACGGATGCGGCGCAGCGAGCTGGACTCGGTGCCCGGGCTGGGCCCGGCGCGGCGCACGGAGCTGGTCAAGCACTTCGGATCGCTGAAGAAGCTGAAGGAGGCCTCGGCCGAACAGATCGCTGAGGTGAAGGGTTTCGGGCCCAAACTCGCGCGCAGCGTCTTCGATAGCCTGCACCCTTAA